The Drosophila gunungcola strain Sukarami chromosome 3L unlocalized genomic scaffold, Dgunungcola_SK_2 000003F, whole genome shotgun sequence genome contains a region encoding:
- the LOC128258698 gene encoding T-cell activation inhibitor, mitochondrial isoform X2 — MSVLLGSKIRKLVTSRRHFLFLRRSLNQDLTTALRPFYFAVHPDFFAQHPEQRNTNENSLKLLSEHLEALYERRQRSGDNQVLKFYVRTSSDADKRDSFKLIQIRTDWQSTRDPKTFIQGLLESCNLSTEYVKNIKAQPEPPKSSGLDFKPSQDYHYDTEFADFESQLKNERASMRPVLTTWLEENAGKARQRAKETADLQAEINKLQKVLVQKLELRDARYECGWNIEHYRGCLKTLERLANTHLKEMSPLKGRIVVFAPFTGISLEGHVMLFTGDVLNTWIDFIKNIPHHDAYLKVVPVYERTLAQVLLDIQIGRRKFMPKQQARGYASYLMKVTTSLNDYIGKQKYPAEWPKTLKEFTIVVESEAGPLMVSPTGQFITPATCPGSILVDFISVNMELARERMKKYAQDKHVEQELMDSCVEQLQLHSLTKDDAITPDKMIAALRDLSQLQVQHLQECKLHITHYYSVLTDGVVCIPWDFKQS; from the exons ATGTCTGTGTTGCTGGGCTCAAAAATCCGGAAATTGGTTACCAGCAGGCGGCACTTCCTGTTTCTGCGTCGATCGCTGAATCAAG ACCTTACTACCGCCTTGAGGCCCTTCTACTTCGCTGTGCATCCGGACTTCTTTGCCCAGCATCCTGAGCAGCGGAACACCAATGAGAACTCCCTGAAATTGCTGAGTGAGCACCTGGAGGCCTTGTATGAACGCAGGCAGCGCAGTGGGGACAACCAGGTGCTAAAGTTCTATGTGCGCACCAGTTCAGATGCCGACAAGCGGGACTCCTTCAAGCTCATCCAGATTCGCACGGACTGGCAGAGCACACGGGATCCCAAGACCTTTATTCAGGGTCTTCTGGAGTCCTGCAACCTTTCCACGGAGTATGTGAAGAACATCAAGGCTCAGCCGGAGCCGCCAAAGAGCTCTGGCTTGGATTTCAAGCCCAGCCAGGACTATCACTACGACACGGAGTTTGCCGACTTTGAATCTCAGCTGAAGAAT GAGCGGGCCAGCATGCGACCAGTACTAACCACCTGGTTGGAGGAGAACGCCGGCAAGGCCAGACAGCGGGCCAAGGAAACCGCGGATCTGCAAGCCGAGATCAACAAGCTACAAAAAGTTCTGGTGCAGAAGCTGGAATTGCGGGACGCACGCTACGAGTGCGGCTGGAACATCGAACACTATCGTGGCTGTTTAAAGACCCTCGAGCGTTTGGCCAACACCCACTTAAAGGAAATGTCGCCTCTAAAAGGACGCATTGTGGTGTTTGCTCCCTTTACGGGCATTAGTTTGGAGGGTCATGTGATGCTCTTCACCGGCGATGTGCTCAACACCTGGATTGACTTCATCAAGAACATTCCGCACCATGATGCTTACTTAAAGGTGGTGCCTGTTTATGAGCGGACACTTGCTCAGGTTCTACTTGACATTCAGATTGGACGGCGGAAGTTCATGCCCAAGCAGCAGGCCAGAGGCTATGCAAGCTACCTCATGAAGGTGACCACTTCGCTCAACGACTACataggcaaacaaaaataccCGGCGGAGTGGCCGAAAACGCTCAAGGAGTTCACCATCGTGGTGGAGTCGGAGGCGGGGCCACTTATGGTCAGCCCCACGGGTCAGTTCATCACACCAGCCACATGTCCGGGTTCTATTCTCGTGGACTTTATCAGCGTTAACATGGAACTGGCCAGGGAACGCATGAAGAAGTACGCCCAGGACAAGCACGTCGAGCAGGAGCTAATGGACTCGTGtgtggagcagctgcagctgcactCCCTAACCAAAGACGACGCCATCACCCCTGACAAGATGATAGCAGCCCTTAGAGATCTATCTCAGTTGCAAGTGCAGCATCTGCAGGAATGCAAGCTCCACATAACCCACTACTATTCCGTACTGACCGATGGCGTGGTGTGCATACCCTGGGACTTTAAGCAGAG CTAG
- the LOC128258698 gene encoding T-cell activation inhibitor, mitochondrial isoform X1 — MSVLLGSKIRKLVTSRRHFLFLRRSLNQDLTTALRPFYFAVHPDFFAQHPEQRNTNENSLKLLSEHLEALYERRQRSGDNQVLKFYVRTSSDADKRDSFKLIQIRTDWQSTRDPKTFIQGLLESCNLSTEYVKNIKAQPEPPKSSGLDFKPSQDYHYDTEFADFESQLKNERASMRPVLTTWLEENAGKARQRAKETADLQAEINKLQKVLVQKLELRDARYECGWNIEHYRGCLKTLERLANTHLKEMSPLKGRIVVFAPFTGISLEGHVMLFTGDVLNTWIDFIKNIPHHDAYLKVVPVYERTLAQVLLDIQIGRRKFMPKQQARGYASYLMKVTTSLNDYIGKQKYPAEWPKTLKEFTIVVESEAGPLMVSPTGQFITPATCPGSILVDFISVNMELARERMKKYAQDKHVEQELMDSCVEQLQLHSLTKDDAITPDKMIAALRDLSQLQVQHLQECKLHITHYYSVLTDGVVCIPWDFKQR; from the exons ATGTCTGTGTTGCTGGGCTCAAAAATCCGGAAATTGGTTACCAGCAGGCGGCACTTCCTGTTTCTGCGTCGATCGCTGAATCAAG ACCTTACTACCGCCTTGAGGCCCTTCTACTTCGCTGTGCATCCGGACTTCTTTGCCCAGCATCCTGAGCAGCGGAACACCAATGAGAACTCCCTGAAATTGCTGAGTGAGCACCTGGAGGCCTTGTATGAACGCAGGCAGCGCAGTGGGGACAACCAGGTGCTAAAGTTCTATGTGCGCACCAGTTCAGATGCCGACAAGCGGGACTCCTTCAAGCTCATCCAGATTCGCACGGACTGGCAGAGCACACGGGATCCCAAGACCTTTATTCAGGGTCTTCTGGAGTCCTGCAACCTTTCCACGGAGTATGTGAAGAACATCAAGGCTCAGCCGGAGCCGCCAAAGAGCTCTGGCTTGGATTTCAAGCCCAGCCAGGACTATCACTACGACACGGAGTTTGCCGACTTTGAATCTCAGCTGAAGAAT GAGCGGGCCAGCATGCGACCAGTACTAACCACCTGGTTGGAGGAGAACGCCGGCAAGGCCAGACAGCGGGCCAAGGAAACCGCGGATCTGCAAGCCGAGATCAACAAGCTACAAAAAGTTCTGGTGCAGAAGCTGGAATTGCGGGACGCACGCTACGAGTGCGGCTGGAACATCGAACACTATCGTGGCTGTTTAAAGACCCTCGAGCGTTTGGCCAACACCCACTTAAAGGAAATGTCGCCTCTAAAAGGACGCATTGTGGTGTTTGCTCCCTTTACGGGCATTAGTTTGGAGGGTCATGTGATGCTCTTCACCGGCGATGTGCTCAACACCTGGATTGACTTCATCAAGAACATTCCGCACCATGATGCTTACTTAAAGGTGGTGCCTGTTTATGAGCGGACACTTGCTCAGGTTCTACTTGACATTCAGATTGGACGGCGGAAGTTCATGCCCAAGCAGCAGGCCAGAGGCTATGCAAGCTACCTCATGAAGGTGACCACTTCGCTCAACGACTACataggcaaacaaaaataccCGGCGGAGTGGCCGAAAACGCTCAAGGAGTTCACCATCGTGGTGGAGTCGGAGGCGGGGCCACTTATGGTCAGCCCCACGGGTCAGTTCATCACACCAGCCACATGTCCGGGTTCTATTCTCGTGGACTTTATCAGCGTTAACATGGAACTGGCCAGGGAACGCATGAAGAAGTACGCCCAGGACAAGCACGTCGAGCAGGAGCTAATGGACTCGTGtgtggagcagctgcagctgcactCCCTAACCAAAGACGACGCCATCACCCCTGACAAGATGATAGCAGCCCTTAGAGATCTATCTCAGTTGCAAGTGCAGCATCTGCAGGAATGCAAGCTCCACATAACCCACTACTATTCCGTACTGACCGATGGCGTGGTGTGCATACCCTGGGACTTTAAGCAGAGGTAG
- the LOC128258708 gene encoding U6 snRNA-associated Sm-like protein LSm5, which produces MTAVPPPSNISTLMPLELVDKCIGSRIHIIMKNDKEMVGTLLGFDDFVNMLLDDVTEYENTPDGRRITKLDQILLNGNNITMLVPGGELAE; this is translated from the exons ATGACTGCTGTACCGCCCCCTTCGAACATTTCCACACTGATGCCCCTGG AATTGGTTGACAAATGCATCGGCTCCCGCATCCACATAATCATGAAGAACGACAAGGAGATGGTGGGCACTCTCCTGGGATTCGATGACTTCGTCAACATGCTCCTGGACGATGTTACGGAGTACGAGAATACGCCCGATGGCCGCCGCATCACCAAACTGGATCAGATTCTGCTCAATGGCAACAACATTACAATG TTGGTGCCTGGTGGCGAATTGGCGGAGTAG
- the LOC128258694 gene encoding uncharacterized protein LOC128258694, with product MASKPMSTSCQSIATAASSAATTAAAVSISASNATSVGSLIAAACLQQQQQQQHPNQQQQQQYPQSQQQHLYQTHQQSSHYVNGTGSLGRLKFHKSLDASDEEIEYAQLSRSTHILGRHKSERFLASNPDEDRRRRTIIVEKKNNSYGFTLQSYGIHYKRDEELEMITYVDYVEYGGPAYRAGMREGDVILSINGKDMEKADHKTIVEFIKQCDTRMRMVVLFEDCVRKVDLHMRYIQLQSLLQQKMNELERVHLRERELLEGKWKTHSLPARKKANANTSPSDGEGVSPTEVGGETGFYRPALSTEDVPNMAARQQAVGGPGIIPPPAQFMLTYHYLDPTYRYVLRPTHGSSEDYIDGMGLQRSSSDHQQTAQRYILQRTESVDANSMTQPTTSAPTQYHSTTGGSVKPPAPPPRTCEKHKPPAKPPKTEKEKTPGKHIHVGHSCNPCLGHFRWKSAEKSSVPAPDNVSLDAYDLASPCCDTHCVPSRRRHRQHKEHTHKHKHRERERVEGKEHRVRPKSTSHASPNANGGGGGGNAGSGHHHHHHHHHHSHEQQQQQQQQQQQQQQQQQQLQTVPHHHHYPHQVLNPCQVQSQSGSTRSRYFDLASGLASHCSLHSCTSSEFAPGDTASYTTSISTDTLFWDPKSETGQSRQHSTKSRQSYEQQPQQQQQQQQPQPQHQQPHHHHHHHQGEYHQRYHVTANQMQPPQIYPNAIAYVQKPKSWDNLANKAGYNVGYGYLDTVAVRPAIKMQIAQQRHSMPRRNPYGRYSTYGDVENYAPPPTEFVGELTTTTTTTITAKSTEELLAACDCLTPQQQAAIKAAQYQLSQNQKLTHQNSCQMGYYSHLPRPTTDVGTSTTSQQVHGAGDVQTTSEATRL from the exons ATGGCCAGCAAGCCCATGAGCACCAGCTGCCAGAGCATTGCGACGGCGGCCAGCAGTGCGGCTAccacggcggcggcggtgTCCATCTCGGCCTCCAATGCCACCTCCGTGGGCTCCCTCATCGCCGCCGCCTgcctccagcagcagcagcagcagcaacatcccaaccagcagcagcagcagcaatatccccagtcccagcagcaacacctCTATCAGACCCATCAGCAATCATCGCACTATGTCAACGGCACCGGCAGCCTGGGCAGGCTCAAGTTCCACAAGAGTCTCGACGCCAGCGACGAGGAAATCGAGTATGCGCAG CTATCTCGTTCCACACATATCCTGGGACGCCATAAATCGGAGCGTTTTCTGGCTTCCAATCCGGACGAGGATCGCCGACGCCGCACCATAATCGTGGAGAAGAAGAACAACTCATATGGGTTTACCCTGCAGAGCTATGGGATCCACTACAAACGCGATGAGGAGCTGGAGATGATCACTTATGTGGACTACGTGGAGTACGGTGGTCCGGCCTATCGTGCTGGAATGCGTGAGGGCGACGTAATACTATCCATCAACGGCAAGGATATGGAAAAGGCGGACCACAAGACCATCGTCGAGTTCATCAAGCAGTGTGACACCAGGATGCGGATGGTCGTTCTCTTCGAGGATTGCGTGAGAAAG GTCGATCTTCACATGCGCTATATTCAACTGCAGAGCCTGTTGCAGCAAAAGATGAACGAGCTGGAAAGGGTTCATCTGAGGGAGCGGGAGCTACTAGAGGGCAAATGGAAGACGCACAGCTTGCCAGCCCGGAAGAAGGCTAATGCGAATACGTCACCAAGCGACGGGGAGGGTGTTTCACCCACTGAAGTGGGTGGTGAAACGGGCTTCTATCGACCCGCCCTTTCCACCGAGGATGTGCCAAACATGGCGGCCCGCCAGCAGGCTGTGGGTGGACCAGGAATCATACCACCTCCCGCTCAATTTATGCTCACCTACCACTACCTGGATCCCACTTATCGGTACGTGCTGCGACCCACACACGGCAGCTCAGAGGACTACATAGATGGCATGGGTCTCCAGAGGAGCAGTAGTGATCACCAACAAACCGCACAGCGTTATATCCTACAGCGAACCGAGTCCGTGGATGCAAATTCGATGACTCAACCCACAACCTCGGCGCCTACTCAATATCACAGCACCACTGGCGGATCGGTAAAGCCACCGGCACCACCTCCTCGCACTTGTGAGAAGCATAAGCCACCAGCTAAGCCCCCAAAAACGGAGAAGGAGAAGACCCCCGGAAAGCATATTCATGTGGGCCATTCGTGCAACCCTTGCTTGGGTCACTTCCGATGGAAGTCGGCCGAGAAGTCGTCGGTTCCAGCGCCAGATAATGTTAGCCTGGATGCCTATGATCTGGCTAGTCCCTGCTGCGACACGCATTGTGTGCCATCAAGGAGACGCCACCGCCAGCACAAGGAGCACACGCATAAGCACAAGCATCGGGAGAGGGAACGGGTGGAGGGCAAGGAGCACAGGGTCAGACCCAAGTCTACATCCCATGCCTCTCCCAACGCcaatggaggaggaggaggaggaaatgCAGGATCTGGCCATCAtcaccaccatcatcatcaccaccaCAGCCacgagcaacagcaacaacaacaacaacaacagcagcaacagcaacaacaacaacagcaattgcaGACAGTTCCCCACCATCATCACTATCCCCACCAGGTGCTAAATCCCTGTCAGGTGCAATCCCAATCTGGTAGCACCCGATCACGCTACTTCGACTTGGCCTCCGGATTGGCCAGCCATTGCAGCTTGCATTCCTGCACCTCAAGTGAGTTTGCCCCAGGGGACACCGCTTCCTATACCACTTCCATCAGCACGGATACTTTGTTTTGGGATCCCAAAAGCGAGACGGGTCAATCCCGACAGCACTCCACAAAATCCAGGCAGTCCTACGAACAGcaaccacagcagcagcagcagcagcagcagccacaaccacaacatcaacaaccgcaccaccatcatcatcatcaccaggGGGAGTACCACCAACGCTATCATGTGACCGCCAATCAAATGCAGCCCCCGCAGATCTATCCCAATGCCATAGCTTATGTTCAGAAACCCAAATCCTGGGACAATCTCGCCAACAAGGCGGGCTATAATGTCGGTTACGGCTACCTTGACACGGTGGCCGTGAGGCCAGCCATTAAAATGCAGATTGCCCAGCAGCGTCACTCGATGCCGCGAAGGAACCCGTACGGCAGATACTCCACCTACGGGGACGTGGAGAACTATGCCCCACCGCCTACCGAGTTTGTGGGCGAGTTGACCACCACTACAACCACCACGATTACGGCCAAGTCCACGGAGGAGCTGTTGGCCGCCTGCGATTGCTTGACCCCCCAGCAGCAGGCTGCTATTAAAGCTGCCCAGTACCAGCTCAGCCAAAACCAGAAGCTGACCCACCAGAACTCCTGCCAGATGGGTTACTACTCGCATCTGCCGCGGCCCACCACAGATGTGGGCACCTCCACCACCAGCCAGCAGGTGCACGGGGCAGGAGATGTCCAAACCACGTCGGAGGCCACCAGGTTGTAA